The region TATTTCATATTCGAATAGTTTGTAGTCGGGCCAAAACAATCGATATTTTTCCATTTAGAACACCAGTTTTATTGAAAAATTAATAAAGATTCTTTTTTAATTTTTGCATGCGAAAGGTTAAATGACTTGCGTGATGGTGCTATTTTTCTCTCAGTAGAATAAACGAGATTGAAACCATTATCATTTGCCGCAGCATTAATAAGTTTTGCGTTATTTATAATTTCTCCATGTATTTTAGATCGACCAATAACAAAACAAATATAGCCACCATCAATTAACACTGTCCTTATAAGATTAAATGTCTGACTCATATTTTTCTTAAAATCATTGGGTGTTGGAGAATCTTTCTTAAAATAATGTGCACGAGCACCAATCTCTTTTTCTTTAACAAAAAGAGGGTCAAACTCTAACCACCACATACGATATTTATGATATAACCAATATTCATATGCATTCGGATAAGGTGGTGAGGTGATAACAGCTCCTACTTTTAATGAAATATCTGAGCTGCGAACTTCAAGTATATTTTTATTTATTATCTTTGAGGGAGGAAGGCATTCTATTTCAGTAGTTAATGTGTTCTCCAGCTTAATTGCTGAATTTATAAACAAGTCAAATAAAGCTTCCGGTGTTACATCTTTTTTAATTGCTGCATATCTTGTATCGCTCTCCTGATTTGATACACGCACAATAATAGCTGAGAGTGTAAGTCTAAGAGCATCATAAAATTCGGTTTCTTTGTAAGTGGCAATTGTTTCCCTTAATGCAGCCAGGGCTTTTTGGATATCATTTTGAAACCAATGGTTTAAGCTTGGTATTTCAGGGATCATGGGATTTTTCAACTCTCT is a window of Chitinispirillales bacterium ANBcel5 DNA encoding:
- a CDS encoding class I SAM-dependent methyltransferase, producing MMNIITETPMMSELNKIDWNFPNSVMHNSIHNMHPYPAKFIPEIPKNIIQTLCVDKKYSILDPFCGSGTTLIEAQRLGYTSVGIDLNPIACLISKVKTNYLPRGLVEIAQNCVLNARELKNPMIPEIPSLNHWFQNDIQKALAALRETIATYKETEFYDALRLTLSAIIVRVSNQESDTRYAAIKKDVTPEALFDLFINSAIKLENTLTTEIECLPPSKIINKNILEVRSSDISLKVGAVITSPPYPNAYEYWLYHKYRMWWLEFDPLFVKEKEIGARAHYFKKDSPTPNDFKKNMSQTFNLIRTVLIDGGYICFVIGRSKIHGEIINNAKLINAAANDNGFNLVYSTERKIAPSRKSFNLSHAKIKKESLLIFQ